In one Modestobacter sp. L9-4 genomic region, the following are encoded:
- a CDS encoding GNAT family N-acetyltransferase, whose translation MTTQDVQVRPAVTADHAAVRALAGELTSGVSTWRPADGVAAAAASWVADACRAADDDDHVLLVACDPDDGLVGFAGASARRHFSGEQEAYLGELVVAPADRRRGVASRLVAGVEAWARSRGLHRVTLDTGTANTAARELYERLGYNAEQVTLTRAIG comes from the coding sequence GTGACCACTCAGGACGTGCAGGTCCGACCGGCGGTGACCGCCGACCACGCGGCGGTGCGCGCGCTGGCCGGCGAGCTGACCAGCGGGGTCTCCACCTGGCGTCCCGCGGACGGGGTGGCTGCCGCGGCGGCGAGCTGGGTGGCCGACGCCTGCAGGGCCGCGGACGACGACGACCACGTGCTGCTGGTGGCCTGCGACCCGGACGACGGGCTGGTCGGGTTCGCCGGGGCCAGCGCCCGTCGGCACTTCAGCGGCGAGCAGGAGGCCTACCTGGGCGAGCTGGTCGTGGCACCGGCCGACCGTCGGCGCGGCGTGGCCAGCCGACTGGTCGCCGGGGTCGAGGCGTGGGCCCGCTCCCGCGGCCTGCACCGGGTCACGCTGGACACCGGCACAGCCAACACCGCGGCCCGGGAGCTGTACGAGCGACTCGGCTACAACGCCGAACAGGTCACGCTGACCCGCGCAATCGGCTGA
- a CDS encoding SDR family oxidoreductase encodes MSSPELPPSSSRAQGRVAVVTGASSGIGAATAERLAADGFTVVLAARRVDRLTALANRIGGRAVALDVTDQASVDALAAGLDRVDVLVNNAGGAFDTAAVADADLDSWQRTYDVNVLGTVRVTRALLPALRASGAGDVVFMSSTAALISYEGGASYTAAKHGVHTLAETLRLELAGEPVRVMEIAPGMVKTEEFTLNRTRSQEKYDAVYRGVREPLTAADVADVVSWVVTRPHHVNVDLLVVRPLAQAAQHKVVRDAE; translated from the coding sequence ATGTCCAGCCCCGAGCTCCCGCCGTCCTCCTCCCGCGCCCAGGGCCGCGTGGCCGTCGTGACCGGTGCCTCCAGCGGCATCGGCGCCGCCACCGCAGAGCGGCTGGCCGCCGACGGGTTCACCGTCGTGCTCGCCGCCCGCCGGGTCGACCGGCTGACCGCGCTGGCCAACCGGATCGGTGGCCGCGCGGTGGCCCTCGACGTGACCGACCAGGCCTCCGTCGACGCCCTCGCCGCGGGGCTCGACCGGGTCGACGTCCTGGTCAACAACGCAGGTGGGGCCTTCGACACCGCCGCCGTGGCCGACGCCGACCTCGACTCGTGGCAGCGCACCTACGACGTCAACGTGCTCGGCACCGTGCGGGTGACCCGGGCGCTGCTGCCGGCGCTGCGGGCCTCCGGCGCCGGCGACGTCGTCTTCATGAGCTCGACGGCGGCACTGATCAGCTACGAGGGCGGGGCCAGCTACACCGCCGCCAAGCACGGGGTGCACACGCTGGCCGAGACGCTGCGGCTGGAGCTGGCCGGTGAGCCGGTGCGGGTGATGGAGATCGCGCCCGGGATGGTCAAGACCGAGGAGTTCACGCTCAACCGCACCCGGTCGCAGGAGAAGTACGACGCCGTCTACCGCGGGGTGCGGGAGCCGCTGACCGCCGCGGACGTCGCCGACGTCGTGAGCTGGGTCGTCACCCGGCCGCACCACGTGAACGTCGACCTGCTCGTCGTCCGCCCCCTGGCCCAGGCCGCCCAGCACAAGGTCGTCCGCGACGCCGAGTGA